Proteins encoded by one window of Asterias rubens chromosome 18, eAstRub1.3, whole genome shotgun sequence:
- the LOC117302773 gene encoding uncharacterized protein LOC117302773 isoform X2 produces the protein MSQPSLKQWYEDRKRLRVDYDHSRSKPVERKNKIKKSRQAAFKSALAERTTPSGQYQDTKTNTSDSSLGKEQFGAQEKRDEASSHKSKDAHHMIQIFIKTPINPNTLCLRLDHKTTVSDLKDTIHRKLAIRPALQNLYTNNKRFKLCDALTLLDLGIKPETNVDLTLAEGLLGGAPTPVDKTLLRTLAVNLCKDWQHLAVKLKFRPAEIGKFERFAESSPEEQAHQMLVSWLGEQQADDREAGEWLRSALAQIGRRDLAARIPGYEPTSPRAGNKGKSPDASGVDKKKLRVPEADRTDLPQTSGYEPTSPRAGNKEKSPDASVVDEKKQRVPEADMTDLPQTSRYEPTSPRAGNKEKSPDASVVDEKKQRVPEADMTDLSQTSGYEPTSPRAGNKGKSPDASVVGEKKQRVPEADMTDLPQTSGYEPTSPRAGNKEKSPDASDTDEKRLRVPGADRTDSTQTSGFVPTSPRAGSKRQSPEHQSTSDASGINEMLGVVARNIGKDWKQLGTSLGIKAAQIDTYPIDHPNDVREQIYQMLCDWVWKQTSQKEAEDVLIETLLKLGRADIVQELPGNASTSQGASKIDEVHCRQPKEHQSITDTSDISEKKLGDLAEHIGKDWKRLATCLGITAAKIDRYQLDYPNEINQQVFRMLLDWCRHDPEAAEDGLKEALKEIGRTDILKLLGEMELPSKALVKTLVSHYKETLKVTTHPAYKDMAVDMDQLYVSLELLQETNQPNQPTILKSCFSQEKHKTDHTIHIDAKGEHEIDKTQTAFKTIPLKSYEDILSLDKNRILITAESGYGKSTLLKKIAYDWAVLQTDTYSTHQKQESPLSKYKLVFLLEINKMEVNFNITDEVFSQILSQNEFGKKNLEKYVTQHPENVLILLDGADEISFERLQRANEDFSVSNVLSFKLLKRCKTIVTSRQSTALKLLKCNPDFTRVNIVGFDDKNKQEYVRKYFSNYDSQHHDHVLSEINKSETLRSLGEIPLFLWLMCSSLTQVKSRLPDRITELLHLAIRVFYDQKKSKDRTSSPSKKITDKRFNGLIVKLGRVALERSMLKGHAQNSFAVSELNSNDLVTFGCEVGLLTRVQFMHGIEKVQQVQFHHMIFMQFCCSVYLSGLAESNSDRFYEYMLKLLDVERNEYLIRFCSGRCKKAAECMIELTRKHLSVYNKNTPVECERYVYLHRIMMLVLFEAKLGSTIKNLTQDEWVRFPYKLKGEDLLAAYYFIRNLPKRSSLHHVSHLTIMCQGQTDLDLLKQVMARTKCDLSLEVVGVNMNDKIHQLKNMSAFVTSLSLRDCKLSCVSVPELFKLFQLATKLNTVCLSGNNLQGLKSEQIPRIHSLENLILDGCKLTKDDIGPLFSIVAAAGSVRKLYIVGNDLRGVKREQITPVSSLKELHLYSCSIQSEDIGSVFSIVAAAGSVTTLVLKDNDLHGIKGGQITPVSSLKTFYLLSCGIQSDDIGPVFSIVAAAGSVRKLYIVGNDLRGVKREQITPVSSLKELHLYSCSIQSEDIGSVFSIVAAAGSVTTLVLKDNDLHGIKGGQITPVSSLKTFYLCACGIQSDDIGPLFSIVAAAGSVRKLYIVGNDLRGVKREQITPVSSLKELHLYSCSIQSEDIGSVFSIVAAAGSVTTLVLKDNDLHGIKGGQITPVSSLKTFYLLSCGIQSDDIGPVFSIVAAAGSVTTLVLKDNDLHGIKGGQITPVSSLKTFYLCACGIQSDDIGPLFSIVAAAGRVRKLYIVGNDLRGVKREQITPVSSLKELHLYSCSIQSEDIGSVFSIVAAAGSVTTLVLKDNDLHGIKGGQITPVSSLKTFYLCACGIQSDDIGPVFSIVAAAGSVTTLVLEDNDLHGIKGDQITPVSPLKKLELSACGIQSDDIGPVFSIVAAAGSVTTLVLKDNDLHGIKGDQITPVSSLTELNLSACGLQSDDIGPVFSIVAAAGSVTTLVIHDNDLHGIKGDQITPVSSVKEVHLYACGIQSDDIGSVFSVVAAAGSVTTLALKDNDLHGIKGDQITPVSPLKNLHLLSCGIQSDDIGSVFSIVAAAGSVTTLALKDNDLHGIKGEQITPVSSLKEFHLYACGLQSDDIGSVFSIMAAAGSVTTLVLEDNDLHGIKGDQITPVSPLKKLHLLSCGIQSDDIGSVFSIMAAAGSVTTLFLEDNDLHGIKGEHITPVSSLKEFHLYACGLQSDDIGSVFSIVAAAGSVTTLALKDNDLHGIKGEQITPVSSLKEFHLYACGLQSDDIGSVFSIMAAAGSVTTLFLEDNDLHGNKGDQITPVSSLKELYLLASGIHIDDIGSVFSIVAAAGSVTTLFLKDNDLHGIKGDQITPVSSLKELHLYSCGIQSDDIGAVFSIAASAGSIEMIWLNANNLRGIEGEQIVPVPSLKYLGLDDCGLQDDDLKVFSLALQMDINGSQLLRPTHLQLLYRFVVAQSLFIGWR, from the exons ATGTCTCAGCCATCTCTAAAACAGTGGTATGAAGACAGGAAGAGGTTGAGGGTCGACTATGATCATTCAAGGTCAAAACCAGTAgagaggaaaaacaaaatcaagaagagTAGACAGGCGGCTTTTAAATCTGCATTAGCGGAGAGGACAACGCCATCGGGACAGTATCAAGACACCAAGACGAACACGTCAGATTCATCATTGGGCAAAGAACAATTCGGAGCACAAGAAAAAAG AGACGAAGCCTCATCCCATAAAAGCAAAGACGCTCATCACATGATACAGATCTTTATCAAGACGCCCATCAACCCCAATACCCTCTGTCTACGACTCGATCACAAAACAACCGTCTCCGACCTGAAAGACACAATTCACAGGAAGTTGGCCATTCGTCCTGCATTGCAAAATCTGTACACTAACAACAAAAGGTTCAAG TTGTGTGACGCTTTGACTCTTCTGGATCTTGGCATTAAACCGGAGACAAACGTTGATCTAACACTAGCAGAAGGTTTGCTTGGTGGCGCCCCAACAC CAGTAGACAAGACACTGCTTCGGACTTTAGCGGTAAACCTCTGCAAGGACTGGCAGCATCTCGCAGTCAAGCTCAAGTTCAGACCAGCAGAGATTGGCAAGTTTGAACGCTTCGCTGAGAGCAGCCCAGAAGAACAGGCTCATCAGATGTTAGTTTCTTGGTTGGGTGAGCAGCAAGCTGATGACAGAGAAGCAGGGGAATGGTTGAGAAGTGCTTTGGCTCAAATAGGTCGTCGAGATTTGGCTGCAAGGATCCCAG GTTACGAACCCACATCCCCAAGAGCAGGTAACAAAGGGAAGTCGCCGGATGCATCAGGAGTTGATAAGAAGAAACTACGAGTCCCTGAGGCAGACAGGACTGATTTGCCACAAACCTCAG GTTACGAACCCACATCCCCAAGAGCAGGTAACAAAGAGAAGTCGCCGGATGCATCAGTAGTTGATGAGAAGAAACAACGAGTCCCTGAGGCAGACATGACTGATTTGCCACAAACCTCAC GTTACGAACCCACATCCCCAAGAGCAGGTAACAAAGAGAAGTCGCCGGATGCATCAGTAGTTGATGAGAAGAAACAACGAGTCCCTGAGGCAGACATGACTGATTTGTCACAAACCTCAG GTTACGAACCCACATCCCCAAGAGCAGGTAACAAAGGGAAGTCGCCGGATGCATCAGTAGTTGGTGAGAAGAAACAACGAGTCCCTGAGGCAGACATGACTGATTTGCCACAAACCTCAG GTTACGAACCCACATCCCCAAGAGCAGGTAACAAAGAGAAGTCACCGGATGCATCAGATACTGATGAGAAGAGACTACGAGTCCCTGGGGCAGACAGGACTGATTCGACACAAACATCAG GTTTTGTACCCACATCCCCAAGAGCAGGTAGCAAGAGGCAGTCACCAGAACATCAGTCAACATCCGATGCATCAGGTATTAATGAGATGTTAGGAGTCGTAGCTAGGAATATTGGAAAGGATTGGAAGCAACTCGGCACTTCTTTAGGCATTAAAGCTGCACAGATTGACACATATCCAATTGACCATCCAAATGACGTCAGAGAGCAGATCTATCAAATGCTGTGTGATTGGGTGTGGAAACAAACAAGCCAAAAGGAGGCTGAAGACGTGTTGATCGAGACGCTTCTCAAACTCGGCCGCGCTGACATTGTTCAAGAGTTACCAG GTAATGCAAGCACATCCCAAGGAGCAAGTAAGATAGACGAAGTTCACTGCAGGCAGCCAAAGGAACATCAGTCAATAACCGATACATCAGATATTAGTGAGAAGAAGTTAGGAGACCTTGCTGAGCATATTGGAAAAGATTGGAAGCGACTCGCAACTTGTCTGGGTATTACAGCTGCAAAGATTGACAGATACCAACTCGATTATCCAAATGAAATCAATCAACAAGTCTTCCGGATGCTTCTGGATTGGTGCAGACATGACCCAGAGGCGGCTGAAGATGGATTGAAAGAGGCGCTTAAAGAAATCGGCCGTACTGACATTCTCAAACTATTAG GTGAGATGGAGCTGCCCTCCAAAGCGTTGGTTAAAACTTTGGTGAGTCATTACAAGGAGACGCTGAAAGTGACCACACACCCTGCATATAAGGATATGGCTGTTGATATGGATCAACTTTATGTAAGTTTAGAACTTTTGCAAGAAACAAACCAACCCAATCAGCCAACCATATTGAAGTCATGTTTcagtcaagaaaaacataaaacagATCACACAATACACATTGACGCTAAAGGCGAACACGAGATCGATAAAACGCAAACGGCTTTTAAGACAATTCCTCTCAAGTCATACGAAGACATCCTAAGCTTGGATAAGAACAGAATCTTAATCACCGCTGAAAGTGGGTATGGTAAATCAACGCTTCTAAAAAAGATAGCTTATGACTGGGCTGTTTTACAGACTGATACTTACTCGACCCACCAAAAACAAGAGTCACCTCTGTCAAAGTATAAGCTCGTCTTTTtgttggaaataaacaaaatggaggTCAATTTCAACATAACGGATGAAGTATTTTCTCAAATATTGTCTCAAAACGAGTTTGGgaaaaagaatcttgaaaaatacgTAACACAACACCCAGAGAATGTGCTAATTCTTCTTGATGGAGCAGACGAAATCTCATTCGAGAGACTACAAAGGGCAAATGAAGACTTCAGTGTTAGCAACGTCCTCTCATTCAAGTTGCTTAAACGCTGTAAGACAATTGTAACAAGTCGTCAATCTACAGCTCTTAAGTTACTGAAGTGCAATCCAGATTTCACAAGAGTAAACATAGTTGGGTTTGATGACAAAAATAAGCAAGAATATGTTCGTAAATACTTCAGCAACTACGATTCCCAACACCATGATCATGTTCtttctgaaataaataaatcggAAACACTCCGAAGTTTAGGGGAGATTCCTCTGTTTCTTTGGCTGATGTGTTCATCATTAACACAGGTCAAAAGTCGACTACCTGACAGGATTACAGAACTGCTTCATCTCGCAATCAGGGTATTCTACGATCAAAAGAAGAGCAAAGATCGCACATCCAGTCCCTCCAAGAAAATAACGGATAAGAGGTTTAATGGACTGATCGTCAAACTTGGGCGGGTTGCACTTGAACGTTCGATGTTAAAAGGCCATGCACAAAATTCCTTCGCGGTTTCAGAGTTAAATTCAAATGACCTTGTTACTTTTGGATGTGAAGTCGGCTTGCTGACTCGAGTGCAGTTCATGCACGGTATAGAAAAGGTTCAACAAGTCCAATTCCACCACATGATATTCATGCAGTTTTGTTGTTCCGTTTACCTGTCTGGTTTGGCAGAATCGAATTCTGATAGGTTTTACGAGtacatgttaaaattgttaGACGTAGAAAGAAATGAATATTTAATTCGTTTCTGCAGCGGGAGATGCAAGAAAGCTGCAGAATGTATGATAGAGCTGACCAGAAAGCACCTCTcagtttacaataaaaacactcCTGTTGAATGTGAGAGGTATGTATATTTACATAGGATAATGatgttggttttgtttgaagCCAAGCTTGGTTCGACTATTAAAAACCTCACACAAGATGAGTGGGTAAGATTCCCGTATAAGCTGAAAGGAGAAGACCTCTTGGCTGCATATTATTTCATTCGAAACCTACCAAAACGATCTAGTCTTCATCATGTTTCACATTTAACGATTATGTGTCAAGGACAAACCGATTTAGATCTCCTGAAACAAGTTATGGCTAGAACAAAGTGTGATTTATCATTAGAAGTAGTTGGAGTCAACATGAACGACAAGATTCATCAACTCAAAAACATGTCTGCATTTGTAACATCACTCTCGTTAAGAGATTGTAAGTTAAGCTGTGTCTCTGTCCCTGAACTTTTCAAGTTATTTCAATTAGCTACCAAATTAAATACAGTTTGTTTGAGTGGAAACAATTTGCAAGGTTTGAAATCAGAGCAGATACCTCGTATTCATTCCTTGGAGAACTTGATACTAGATGGGTGTAAGCTGACGAAGGATGATATCGGGCCACTTTTCTcaatcgtggctgctgcaggtagtgtaaggAAACTatatattgtgggaaacgatcTCCGTGGTGTTAAAAGAGAACAGATAACTccagtttcttccttgaaggaattgcatCTGTACTCGTGTAGTATACAGAGTGAAgatattgggtcagttttctccatcgtggccgctgcaggtagtgtaacaaCACTTGTTCTTAAAgataacgatctccatggtattaagggggGCCAGATAACTCCAGTATCTTCCTTGAAGACATTCTATCTACTCTCgtgtggtatacagagtgatgatattgggccagttttctccatcgtggctgctgcaggtagtgtaaggAAACTatatattgtgggaaacgatcTCCGTGGTGTTAAAAGAGAACAGATAACTccagtttcttccttgaaggaattgcatCTGTACTCGTGTAGTATACAGAGTGAAgatattgggtcagttttctccatcgtggccgctgcaggtagtgtaacaaCACTTGTTCTTAAAgataacgatctccatggtattaagggggGCCAGATAACTCCAGTATCTTCCTTGAAGACATTCTATCTATGCGCgtgtggtatacagagtgatgatatcGGGCCAC TTTTCTcaatcgtggctgctgcaggtagtgtaaggAAACTatatattgtgggaaacgatcTCCGTGGTGTTAAAAGAGAACAGATAACTccagtttcttccttgaaggaattgcatCTGTACTCGTGTAGTATACAGAGTGAAgatattgggtcagttttctccatcgtggccgctgcaggtagtgtaacaaCACTTGTTCTTAAAgataacgatctccatggtattaagggggGCCAGATAACTCCAGTATCTTCCTTGAAGACATTCTATCTACTCTCgtgtggtatacagagtgatgatattgggccagttttctccatcgtggctgctgcaggtagtgtaacaaCACTTGTTCTTAAAgataacgatctccatggtattaagggggGCCAGATAACTCCAGTATCTTCCTTGAAGACATTCTATCTATGCGCgtgtggtatacagagtgatgatatcGGGCCACTTTTCTcaatcgtggctgctgcaggtagggTAAGGAAACTatatattgtgggaaacgatcTCCGTGGTGTTAAAAGAGAACAGATAACTccagtttcttccttgaaggaattgcatCTGTACTCGTGTAGTATACAGAGTGAAgatattgggtcagttttctcTATCGTGGccgctgcaggtagtgtaacaaCACTTGTTCTTAAAgataacgatctccatggtattaagggggGCCAGATAACTCCAGTATCTTCCTTGAAGACATTCTATCTATGCGCgtgtggtatacagagtgatgatattgggccagttttctccatcgtggctgctgcaggtagtgtaacaaCACTTGTTCTAGAGgataacgatctccatggtattaagggggaccagataactcctgtttctcCCTTAAAGAAATTGGAACTGTCTGCgtgtggtatacagagtgatgatattgggccagttttctccatcgtggctgctgcaggtagtgtaacgacacttgttctaaaggataacgatctccatggtattaagggggaccagataactcctgtttcttccttgacgGAATTGAATCTATCCGCGTGTGGtttacagagtgatgatattgggccagTTTTCTctatcgtggctgctgcaggtagtgtaaccaCACTTGTTATACATGACAACGATCTTCATGGTATTAAGGGGGACCAGATAACTCCAGTTTCTTCCGTGAAGGAAGTGCATCTATACGCgtgtggtatacagagtgatgatattgggtcagttttctccgtcgtggctgctgcaggtagtgtaacgacacttgctctaaaggataacgatctccatggtattaagggggaccagataactcctgtttctcCCCTAAAGAATTTGCATCTGCTATCgtgtggtatacagagtgatgatattgggtcagttttctccatTGTGGccgctgcaggtagtgtaacaaCACTTGCTCTAAAGgataacgatctccatggtattaag gGGGAacagataactcctgtttcttccttgaaggaattcCATTTATACGCGTGTGGtttacagagtgatgatattgggtcagttttctccatcatggctgctgcaggtagtgtaacgacacTTGTTCTAGAGgataacgatctccatggtattaagggggaccagataactcctgtttctcCCTTAAAGAAATTGCATCTGCTATCgtgtggtatacagagtgatgatattgggtcagttttctccatcatggctgctgcaggtagtgtaacgacacTTTTTCTAGAGgataacgatctccatggtattaagggggaACAtataactcctgtttcttccttgaaggaattcCATTTATACGCGTGTGGtttacagagtgatgatattgggtcagttttctccatTGTGGccgctgcaggtagtgtaacaaCACTTGCTCTAAAGgataacgatctccatggtattaagggggaacagataactcctgtttcttccttgaaggaattcCATTTATACGCGTGTGGtttacagagtgatgatattgggtcagttttctccatcatggctgctgcaggtagtgtaacgacacTTTTTCTAGAGgataacgatctccatggtaataagggggaccagataacccctgtttcttccttgaaggaattaTATCTACTTGCGAGTGGTATACATATTGATgatattgggtcagttttctccatcgtggccgCTGCTGGTAGTGTAACGACACTTTTTCTAAAGgataacgatctccatggtattaagggggaccagataactcctgtttcttccttgaaggaattgcatCTGTACTCgtgtggtatacagagtgatgatattggggcAGTTTTTTCCATCGCTGCTTCTGCAGGTAGTATTGAGATGATTTGGCTCAATGCAAATAATCTGCGTGGTATTGAGGGGGAGCAGATAGTTCCCGTTCCTTCATTGAAGTACTTGGGTCTAGATGATTGTGGTCTGCAGGACGATGACTTAAAGGTGTTCTCATTGGCTCTGCAAATGGACATCAACGGTTCCCAACTTTTAAGACCTACCCATTTACAGCTCCTTTATCGTTTCGTTGTGGCTCAATCTTTGTTTATAGGATGGCGATAA